One segment of Podarcis muralis chromosome 17, rPodMur119.hap1.1, whole genome shotgun sequence DNA contains the following:
- the LOC114588121 gene encoding beta-1,3-galactosyltransferase 2-like, protein MLMTKLQHLPTVVLFCSFLLFLIVVKNKWESLVMISSLPNIKLKGSPNSAGDRKSAMVFEWESALERTKETKPSGLISPPPPVAKRHPLEVVYSTDYKFLLNEPKKCWERSPFLILLVITEPQDFATRQAIRQTWGNESSVPGVSILRLFLTGVHPKFGYLLQALLEEESSIHRDIIQQDFLDTYNNLTLKTLMGMEWISKFCPNATYVVKADSDIFLNVNYMVSHLLQPHLPAKKNYMTGHIYRNSKPVRNKAYKWYVPREVYPNETYPPFCAGPGYVFSGDLAKKIYQVAKTIRVINMEDVFMGICLYELGISVTNSPSGLFNVNKVKYEKCKFSKVVVVHHYGPEELLQIWPGFRDQNQTCKS, encoded by the coding sequence ATGCTCATGACCAAGCTGCAGCATTTGCCCACTGTGGTCCTCTTCTGCTCTTTTTTACTTTTCCTAATTGTTGTGAAGAACAAATGGGAGTCTCTTGTGATGATTTCCTCGCTGCCCAACATCAAGCTCAAGGGCAGCCCAAATTCCGCAGGCGATCGTAAAAGTGCCATGGTATTTGAATGGGAATCTGCACTGGAGAGGACAAAGGAGACCAAGCCCTCTGGTctgatttccccaccaccaccagtggcCAAGCGGCATCCCTTGGAGGTTGTCTATTCCACTGATTATAAGTTCCTTCTCAACGAGCCAAAGAAATGCTGGGAGAGGAGCCCTTTCTTGATCCTGCTGGTGATAACTGAGCCCCAGGATTTTGCCACAAGGCAGGCCATCCGGCAGACATGGGGCAACGAGAGCTCGGTGCCTGGGGTTTCCATTCTTCGTCTCTTTCTGACGGGTGTCCACCCAAAATTTGGATACCTGCTCCAAGCCCTATTGGAAGAGGAGAGTTCCATCCACAGAGACATTATTCAGCAGGACTTCCTGGATACCTACAACAACCTTACCCTGAAGACTCTGATGGGCATGGAGTGGATAAGCAAGTTCTGCCCCAATGCCACCTACGTGGTGAAGGCAGACAGTGACATCTTTCTCAATGTGAACTACATGGTGTCCCACCTGCTGCAGCCTCACTTGCCAGCCAAGAAGAACTACATGACAGGTCACATCTACAGGAATTCAAAACCAGTACGTAACAAGGCCTACAAGTGGTATGTGCCACGGGAGGTGTATCCCAATGAGACCTACCCGCCCTTCTGCGCAGGCCCAGGGTATGTGTTCTCTGGGGATCTGGCCAAGAAGATCTATCAGGTAGCAAAGACCATCAGGGTCATTAACATGGAAGATGTCTTCATGGGAATCTGCCTGTATGAGCTGGGCATCAGTGTGACAAACAGCCCCTCGGGTCTCTTCAATGTGAACAAAGTCAAGTATGAGAAGTGCAAGTTctccaaggtggtggtggtgcatcACTACGGGccagaggagctgctgcagatttGGCCTGGCTTTCGGGACCAGAACCAGACTTGCAAGAGTTAA